AGTTTTAAATTGTTTAACCTTTTTTATGATGTCAAGAAAGATACATTCACCAGATTATTTTTTTCTTTTAGCTATAGGAATTTTAGTTTTTGTCGGCTGGGGTTTTTTAGTTTCAGCCAGTTCTGTTGTTTCTTTAAAAAATTATAATGACAGCTATTTTATAGCTAAACAGCAAATCACGCACGGAATTTTGCCTGGTATTATTTTGTTTTATCTTGCTTTTAAAATCGGTTTTGAAAGATTAAAGAAATTTGCCCCTGTTCTTATGTTTCTTTCTTTGTTTTTATTAGTTTTAGTTTTAATTCCATCAATCGGATTAAGCCATGGCTTATCAAGAAGTTGGATAAAGCTCGGAAGCATTTCTTTTCAGCCAGCTGAAATAATGAAGCTGTCTTTTATTATTTATCTGGCTATTTGGTTTTCAAGACGCAAAGAAAAAAATATAAAAGATCTTCATAAAGGGTTTTTTCCATTTGTTTTTTTAACAGCGATAGTTCTTATTTTAATTATGCTTCAGCCGGATTTAGGCACGGCAATAATAATCGGTCTTTCAGCTTTTTCTATTTATTTTTTAGCTGGAGCTAAAAAAAGCCATTTAGCTTGGATAGTCGCTGGCGGAATCGCGCTGTCTTCTATTTTTTTAAAATTCGCGCCAAATTATCAAAAAGACCGCTTGCTGTCATTTTTAAATCCGCAATTTGATATTCAAGGAATTAGTTATCATATTAACCAAGCTTTTTTAGCTATTGGATCTGGAGGCTGGTTTGGAATTGGATTTGGGCAATCAAAACAAAAATTTTTGTATTTGCCGGAAGTTATCGGTGATTCAATTTTTGCCATTATTGCCGAAGAAATAGGATTTCTATTTTTAATTCTGTTTATGTCTTTATTTTTGTTTATTATTTTTCGCGGTTTTCAGATTGCGAAACAATCCAATGATGATTTTTCTCGCTTAGTTGTTCTTGGGATAATAAGCTGGTTTGCGATTCAAGAATTTGTTAACATCGGCGCTATGGTCGGGCTGTTGCCATTAACAGGAGTTACTTTGCCGTTAGTCAGTTACGGCGGATCATCAATGGCTGTTTTTTTAGCGTCTATGGGGATTATTGGAGACATTAGCAGATACACGAAATAAATTACATATAGTTTTTTAATTATTTTTTATTCACTTGATTTTATTTTTATGTTATAATAAAAATAATTTAATTTACAATCATTAATTTTATTTTATGGAAAATTCATTTTCTAACGGAAGCAAATTATTAAATGCTGAAGGAATTTTGGAAAAAGCTGGGATTGAGGAGGGGATGATTGTTGCTGACTTAGGATGCGGGGCTAACGGTTATTTTTGTTTTCCAGCTTCTCATTTTGTTGGAGACAGAGGATTAGTTTACGCTGTTGATATTAGAAAAACAGCGCTTGACAACATAAAATCCATGGTTGATTTTGAAAGCGTTAATAATATAAAAACAGTTTGGGCAAACCTGGAAATATATGGATTAACAAAAATAAATTCTAACTTTCTCGATTTGGGCTTGCTGATTAATGTTTTGTTTCAGTCAAATCAAAAATTTAATATTTTGAAAGAGACTGCGCGTTTAATAAAAAATAAAGGGAAAATTGTTATTGTTGATTGGAAAAAAAGTAATATTGCGCTAGGTCCAGCAGTTGATTTAAGAGTAGATAAAGGCGATGTGCAAGCAATATTTCATAGTTTGAACATAGAGCAGGTTGATGAATTTGATGCCGGGAAATATCATTTTGGAATGATTTTTCAGAAATAGATATGTTAAATAAAAATCAACGGTTTGGGAACTGGGGGGAAGAGACAGCCAAAAAATATCTTGTTAAAAACGGTTATAAAATTTTAGAAACAAATTACAAAAATTATTTTGGAGAGATTGATATAGTTGCCAAGTTAAAATATAAAGTTATTTTTATTGAAGTAAA
The sequence above is a segment of the Patescibacteria group bacterium genome. Coding sequences within it:
- a CDS encoding putative peptidoglycan glycosyltransferase FtsW, encoding MMSRKIHSPDYFFLLAIGILVFVGWGFLVSASSVVSLKNYNDSYFIAKQQITHGILPGIILFYLAFKIGFERLKKFAPVLMFLSLFLLVLVLIPSIGLSHGLSRSWIKLGSISFQPAEIMKLSFIIYLAIWFSRRKEKNIKDLHKGFFPFVFLTAIVLILIMLQPDLGTAIIIGLSAFSIYFLAGAKKSHLAWIVAGGIALSSIFLKFAPNYQKDRLLSFLNPQFDIQGISYHINQAFLAIGSGGWFGIGFGQSKQKFLYLPEVIGDSIFAIIAEEIGFLFLILFMSLFLFIIFRGFQIAKQSNDDFSRLVVLGIISWFAIQEFVNIGAMVGLLPLTGVTLPLVSYGGSSMAVFLASMGIIGDISRYTK
- a CDS encoding methyltransferase domain-containing protein, producing MENSFSNGSKLLNAEGILEKAGIEEGMIVADLGCGANGYFCFPASHFVGDRGLVYAVDIRKTALDNIKSMVDFESVNNIKTVWANLEIYGLTKINSNFLDLGLLINVLFQSNQKFNILKETARLIKNKGKIVIVDWKKSNIALGPAVDLRVDKGDVQAIFHSLNIEQVDEFDAGKYHFGMIFQK